In the Acropora muricata isolate sample 2 chromosome 1, ASM3666990v1, whole genome shotgun sequence genome, one interval contains:
- the LOC136931833 gene encoding major facilitator superfamily domain-containing protein 6-like translates to MLILAVQPKHKRCSIIQENSTVASLARAARESPIDSNILNRIFNWKKFLRTPERNTQLASFFPASAKLNKTCVSKENFPRNVGTHREWKPSSSEGQDQEHRRVYYNVSIDNGEMEVLFYILLTLMVVGDAFFTMLYPVADSCLIDLLDEKRNHYGRIRLWGSLSTSFGTLVIEIFIDESTFYYCGEFRKDYKIAFYFFAAFMVICFASVFFVKIVYSSDKSSRQNIFPNIIPLGNSWPKFAFWLTSVYLGMLDGFQTEFTSWFLDDLGASAVIVGAAASLHFAFNVTTFFLADYVLKFLSYINAINLSLALYVVLFPCISVSYSPWLVLLLYSLAGVCFSISWVASVAKVASDFSSLGLGATAQGVLFGLYMGAGLWGGACLGGALISFTGIRTAYQLLAGVAFIMLIMFGISSRMANTDDVDEQSEGQYQAILTEDLEDVDKN, encoded by the exons ATGCTGATCTTAGCTGTTCAGCCCAAACATAAGAGATGCTCGATCATTCAAGAAAACTCCACCGTTGCAAGTCTGGCTCGGGCTGCGAGGGAGTCACCGATTGATTCCAACATTCTGAACCGTATTTTCAACTGGAAGAAATTTCTCAGGACACCTGAACGAAATACGCAATTGGCCAGTTTTTTCCCTGCGTCAGCGAAATTGAACAAAACGTGTGTTAGCAAGGAAAATTTCCCACGTAATGTCGGCACCCATAGGGAGTGGAAACCAAGTAGTTCTGAAGGACAAGATCAGGAACATCGTAGAGTGTATTACAATGTAAGCATCGATAATGGAGAAATGGAAGTCTTATTTTATATCTTGTTAACTTTAATGGTAGTTGGCGATGCCTTTTTTACTATGCTTTATCCAGTGGCAGATAGCTGCCTCATAGATTTATTGGACGAGAAAAGAAATCACTATGGGAGGATTCGATTATGGGGCTCATTAAGCACGTCATTTGGCACTCTTGTAATTGAAATATTCATAGATGAATCCACCTTTTATTATTGTGGAGAATTTCGTAAAGACTACAAAATTGCCTTCTATTTTTTCGctgcttttatggtaatttgtTTCGCAAGCGTCTTCTTTGTTAAAATCGTATACAGCTCAGACAAGTCatcaagacaaaacatcttcCCCAACATAATTCCCCTCGGCAATTCGTGGCCTAAATTCGCGTTTTGGCTGACGTCTGTTTATCTCGGGATGCTGGATGGATTTCAAACGGAGTTTACCTCATGGTTTTTAGATGATCTTGGAGCGTCTGCTGTGATTGTAGGAGCAGCGGCATCCTTGCACTTCGCTTTCAACGTAACGACGTTCTTCCTTGCAGATTATGTATTGAAGTTCCTTAGTTACATTAATGCGATAAACCTGAGCTTGGCTCTCTACGTCGTGCTGTTTCCTTGTATTTCTGTCAGTTACTCGCCATGGCTTGTACTTCTTCTATACTCTTTAGCAGGAGTTTGCTTTTCAATATCTTGGGTGGCTAGCGTAGCAAAGGTTGCATCTGACTTTTCTTCATTAGGATTAGGAGCCACTGCTCAAG GAGTTTTATTCGGTCTGTACATGGGTGCAGGTCTTTGGGGTGGTGCCTGCTTGGGCGGTGCCCTGATAAGCTTCACTGGTATCCGCACAGCTTACCAACTGCTTGCGGGAGTGGCTTTCATAATGTTGATCATGTTCGGCATTTCATCGCGCATGGCGAACACGGATGACGTTGATGAGCAGTCTGAGGGTCAATATCAAGCAATATTAACTGAAGACCTAGAGGATGTAGACAAAAATTAG
- the LOC136931840 gene encoding trace amine-associated receptor 9-like yields MAEGNVSLSTEYCSGELQYATSVILAILHSISGAVSVIGNVAVLLAVYLTPSLHTPSNYYIASLGAGDFLVGIVIGPLWVTKSALNVWHNQHPLTVAAELMSMQTLITTTFNLAAVSFDRYLAITRTYFYMQTMTQHRCFISIGFIWAFSVAFACIRLAINEPTDLPYLWIAVAIIGYTLPFVVISYSYYHIYKAARHQLRRIEADSRAASVVDEGGKSGVGSVNCESQRSRKAANTIGIIIGIYVLLAVPSIVIVCIQLYSTSACLKIRTIRFWFWGALVSFISSAVNPWIYAMRNRDYKRAFKRVFKCWFSRQGQQREAHRQSTRPSTC; encoded by the coding sequence ATGGCTGAGGGGAATGTGAGCCTCAGCACTGAGTATTGCTCTGGTGAGCTACAGTATGCAACTTCGGTGATTCTGGCAATTCTTCATTCAATCTCTGGAGCTGTGTCGGTAATAGGCAACGTTGCCGTCCTTCTCGCTGTTTATCTAACCCCAAGCCTACACACACCATCAAATTACTACATTGCTTCGTTAGGTGCTGGAGATTTTCTTGTTGGTATCGTTATAGGTCCATTGTGGGTCACGAAAAGTGCACTGAACGTTTGGCACAACCAACACCCGTTAACGGTGGCTGCCGAACTGATGTCGATGCAAACACTGATAACCACTACATTCAACTTAGCAGCAGTAAGTTTCGATCGATATTTAGCTATCACTAGGACGTATTTCTATATGCAAACAATGACACAGCACCGTTGTTTCATTTCGATTGGTTTTATATGGGCTTTTTCCGTCGCCTTTGCTTGCATTCGTTTGGCAATAAACGAGCCCACTGATTTACCGTATTTGTGGATCGCTGTGGCAATCATTGGGTATACTCTGCCATTTGTCGTGATAAGTTACAGCTATTATCATATCTACAAGGCGGCGAGGCACCAACTCCGGAGAATTGAAGCCGATAGCCGAGCTGCATCGGTGGTCGACGAAGGCGGAAAATCTGGTGTTGGTTCCGTTAACTGTGAGTCGCAGCGCAGCCGAAAGGCTGCGAACACAATCGGGATTATAATCGGAATCTACGTGCTTCTGGCTGTCCCGAGTATCGTGATAGTTTGTATCCAACTCTATTCAACAAGCGCTTGCTTAAAGATTCGCACTATTCGATTTTGGTTCTGGGGGGCTTTGGTTTCGTTCATTAGTTCGGCAGTCAACCCTTGGATTTATGCTATGCGCAACCGCGATTACAAAAGAGCGTTCAAGCGTGTgttcaaatgctggttttccaGACAGGGACAACAAAGAGAAGCCCATCGACAGTCCACAAGGCCAAGCACTTGCTAA
- the LOC136921800 gene encoding trace amine-associated receptor 9-like: MASSSDCSGEISFFSGLFLGIFNGVSGSAAIIGNTMVLITFFKNQCLRQPSYYLMASLAAMDFLVGLVVNPFYIVLTNFVTWQYREENLLQLESFLDMASSMTIMYTLTCMSIERYIAVIYSLRYRSVVTGKRSLIAIAAVWFFGFSLNALYFVTNNDNLPKMWVTCGVITGIAMTIILACYAKIFSAARAQSRRIAVSERCAQSNSTSTETEEKPDPAVAKRAAKEAKRARKAAWRVGVTVGAVMFLSLPVFVVGIIQVVIMGDLCRFRYYNQVWMWSTTLSLISSALDPWIYAMGIKEFRDCFKRTIRDNLLKWVQMLSCRGQVELTNNFQD; this comes from the coding sequence ATGGCCAGCTCATCGGATTGTTCAGGCGAGATTTCTTTCTTCTCAGGATTGTTTCTGGGGATTTTCAATGGCGTCTCTGGTTCCGCAGCTATAATAGGAAATACAATGGTTCTGATAACGTTTTTTAAGAATCAGTGCCTACGGCAACCCTCTTACTACCTCATGGCATCATTAGCCGCCATGGATTTCTTAGTCGGACTTGTTGTGAATCCGTTTTACATCGTATTAACGAACTTTGTAACATGGCAGTACAGAGAAGAGAATTTACTTCAACTGGAAAGCTTTCTTGACATGGCGAGCTCCATGACAATAATGTATACGTTGACTTGCATGAGTATAGAACGGTATATCGCAGTGATCTATTCGTTGAGATATCGCAGTGTTGTCACAGGAAAGCGAAGCTTGATTGCCATTGCAGCTGTGTGGTTCTTCGGCTTCTCACTCAACGCCTTGTACTTTGTAACAAACAACGACAATTTGCCTAAAATGTGGGTAACTTGCGGAGTTATCACAGGCATAGCCATGACAATTATTCTTGCTTGCTACGCAAAAATTTTCAGTGCAGCGCGTGCCCAGTCTCGACGAATTGCAGTCTCGGAGAGGTGTGCGCAGTCAAATTCTACCTCCACGGAAACCGAAGAAAAGCCAGACCCTGCTGTAGCAAAACGTGCAGCAAAGGAAGCTAAACGGGCCAGGAAAGCAGCTTGGAGAGTAGGGGTCACCGTTGGGGCAGTAATGTTTCTGTCTCTTCCTGTCTTCGTTGTTGGAATCATACAGGTTGTAATAATGGGTGATCTGTGCCGTTTCAGATATTATAATCAAGTCTGGATGTGGAGCACGACCTTATCACTTATAAGCTCAGCTTTAGATCCATGGATCTACGCTATGGGAATCAAAGAGTTCAGAGATTGTTTTAAGCGAACGATACGCGACAATTTACTGAAATGGGTTCAAATGTTATCCTGTCGAGGACAAGTAGAACTTACTAACAATTTTCAAGACTGA